Part of the Gramella sp. Hel_I_59 genome, GACAAGGCTCCGGTAGATATGCAGGATATTGAACAACGCCTGCTGTCAAGATTTAAATGGGGACTATCTGCTGAACTTCAAAATCCTGATTTTGAAACCCGCGTTTCTATTATTAAAAATAAACTTTATCGTGATGGTGTTGAGATGCCTGAAGATATCGTGGAATTCCTGGCTAATAATATCAAAACCAACATAAGGGAACTGGAAGGTGCAATTATTTCTTTAATTGCTCATTCCTCTTTCAATAAGAAAGACATCACTCTGGAACTGGCGAAAAAGATCGTAGATAACTACGTGAAAAACACCAAGCGTGAAGTTTCCATAGACTATATTCAGAAGGTTGTAAGTGATTACTTTCAAATGGATGTAGATACTTTACAATCCAAAACGAGAAAACGCCATATTGTACAAGCCAGACAACTGGCAATGTTCTTTGCGAAGAAATTCACCAAAGCATCACTGGCTAGTATTGGTTCTCAAATTGGAAGCAGGGATCATGCTACCGTTCTACATGCGTGTAAGACCGTAGATAATCTTGCCTCCACAGATAAGCAATTCAAGAAATTTGTTGAAGACCTCAACAAAAAGCTCACTCTATAAAATTATATGTTTATGAAAACCAGGGTATTGATGGTGTGTCTCGGGAATATCTGCAGATCGCCGCTGGCCGAGGGTATTCTTAAATCTAAAGTTGATCCTGAAAAGGTTTTTGTGGATTCCGCAGGAACCGGAGACTGGCATGTTGATTCTGAACCAGATAAAAGATCGATCGCCATTGCTAGTAAGAATGGTCTAGATATTTCTCAGCAAAGAGGAAGACAATTCAGTAAAAAAGATTTCCAGGACTTCGATCATATTTTCGTAATGGATAATTCCAATTTTAAGGACGTGATCGCCATGGCAGAAACTGATGAGGAACGCCAGAAAGTACATTTGATACTTGAGGAAATATTCCCTTCAGAAAATGTGGACGTTCCAGATCCATATCATGGAGGTGATCAGGGTTTTGAAAATGTATATATGATGCTGGATGAAGCAACAGATGAACTAAAAAGCAAACTTGAATCCGGCGAATTATGAGTTCTTATGCTTCAAATTCAGGTAAACTGTACCTGATACCAGTTGGTCTGGGCGCTTCAGACGCAAATAAAGTTTTCCCGGGTATCAATGCTGAAATCATTTCGAACATTGATGATTTCATTGTTGAGAATGAAAAGACTGCCAGAAGATTTATCAAAGAGATCCTTCCTGAAAAATCACAAGCCTCACTTAAACTTTCAGCTTTAAATAAATTTACAGAAGCCACAGAAATTCCAACATTTCTTGATGCTGCGAAAGCTGGAAAAGACATGGGACTCATGAGTGAAGCGGGATGTCCTGGCGTGGCAGATCCAGGCGCCGAGATCGTAAGACTGGCCCATGACGCCAACATTCAAGTTGTTCCCATGGTAGGTCCCAGTTCTATTCTACTTGCAATGATGGCTAGCGGAATGAATGGTCAAAGCTTTACCTTTAATGGCTATCTTCCTATCGATAAAAAAGAAAAGAAGAACGAACTCAAAAACCTGGAAAGAATTTCAGCTGAAAAAAATCAGGCTCAGATATTTATAGAAACGCCGTACAGGAATAATAAGTTTCTGGAAGATCTAATTCAAACACTACATCCAACTACCAGGATCTGCGTTGCGTGCGATCTTACTCTCAGTACTGAATTCATTAAAACGGCAACGGCTACGGATTGGAAAAACATAAAAGCCGACCTCCATAAGAGACCGGCTATATTTATTATCCAGAAGGATCTGTAATTTTAAGCTTCGTTTAGATTGTCGAAATCTACTCGTGCATTTTTAGTAGTCGTTACAAAAGATGTATCGTAACCACCAAAACGTTTCATGTAAGTTTTGACCGTAGTTCCAAATGCGTCACTGAAAGCCTGTGCTCCCCAGCTACGTAAATATTTCTTCACACTTCCAGGTCCCGCTAAATGTGCTGCGGCAAGAATCCCAGACTCAGTTACTATTACACCGTTGATATTTTTACCAACAAATCGTTTGATATCGCGCTGCAAGATCCACTTATTTCTGGATGCATTAGCATAAAAGGCAGCTTCCTGCAAAGCTGGTGAATTCAAAAAACCCATGGTATCGTAGACACCAACCAATTCTAAAGTTCCTTTACCAAACTGATACTTTCCTAGATAACCAAACTCGTTTATAGATTTGTAATCACCACGAGATTCTTTGAAAGCCAGGGCTTCCTTAAAACCAACATAGGATTTCCCAAGAAACGGAGAAGTCGTTGAAAGTTGAAATTCGGGTTCGATCTCATCACGTACATCAGGAACT contains:
- a CDS encoding SAM-dependent methyltransferase; the encoded protein is MSSYASNSGKLYLIPVGLGASDANKVFPGINAEIISNIDDFIVENEKTARRFIKEILPEKSQASLKLSALNKFTEATEIPTFLDAAKAGKDMGLMSEAGCPGVADPGAEIVRLAHDANIQVVPMVGPSSILLAMMASGMNGQSFTFNGYLPIDKKEKKNELKNLERISAEKNQAQIFIETPYRNNKFLEDLIQTLHPTTRICVACDLTLSTEFIKTATATDWKNIKADLHKRPAIFIIQKDL
- a CDS encoding low molecular weight protein-tyrosine-phosphatase — encoded protein: MKTRVLMVCLGNICRSPLAEGILKSKVDPEKVFVDSAGTGDWHVDSEPDKRSIAIASKNGLDISQQRGRQFSKKDFQDFDHIFVMDNSNFKDVIAMAETDEERQKVHLILEEIFPSENVDVPDPYHGGDQGFENVYMMLDEATDELKSKLESGEL
- a CDS encoding peptidoglycan-binding protein LysM; this translates as MRKKIAKFSILPLAAGSIFFSFSTKKAANLDLEDYSTYDLELDYTVPDVRDEIEPEFQLSTTSPFLGKSYVGFKEALAFKESRGDYKSINEFGYLGKYQFGKGTLELVGVYDTMGFLNSPALQEAAFYANASRNKWILQRDIKRFVGKNINGVIVTESGILAAAHLAGPGSVKKYLRSWGAQAFSDAFGTTVKTYMKRFGGYDTSFVTTTKNARVDFDNLNEA